The sequence CCTTTTAGAGTCGCAACTAATTGATTTCGTCCTTCGCTATATTCTACTTGTTCACAAGGGATGTCATACTTTTCAAAAAGAACCTGCAGTTTATCTGCAACTAATTTTTCTTGTCCTAAAATACTTTTGATTTGAACAACTTCTTTTAATAATTGTAATGCTTCTTGATTATCCATGAATGCTCTCTCCTTATACTTGTTTTTCTTTTGGAATAATAAATACGATTGAACCTAAGGCTAAAACACAGAAAAGAATATTTGTCAGTAAGCCAAATGTTGCACCTTGTGTATAATTACCACCAGCACTAAATCCATTGTAAACCGCAGCAGAAATCGCAACACCTAATGCTCCTCCAAGAGAACTGGCCATTTTGTAAATACCAGAAGCCACTCCGGCTTTTTCATTTGGCACACTGGAAATCGCTGTATCTGTAGAAGGTGTTGCATACATGCCAAGTCCCATTCCAAATAAACTATAGCCAATAAAAACTAATACGAAATAGGCAGTGCCAGTAATCATGGTTAACGCCATCAAACCAACACCCGTGCCGGAAAGAATCGTTCCCCATAACATTGGTTTTTTCGCTCCGATTGTTTGCAATAATTTTTCGCCGATTCGAATCGTGATCAAAACTAGACACAAGTAACCAATCGATAACATACCCGTTTTAGCAGAAGAAAGGCCTCGGCCTTGTTGAACATAGGTATTGATAACAATCAAAGTACCTGCAACAGCATTCAATAAGAAATTAGAAATCGTTGCACCAAGATAACCGCGGTTTTCAAATAAAGCAAACTCAACAAAACTATTATCGATTGCTTGTTCCACTTTATAAAAAGCAATCAGCCCTATGATAACGACTACGGCTAAAATAAGCACGATCGGACTTGTCCAGCCGAGTTCAGAGCCTTTCGAAACAACTACGT is a genomic window of Enterococcus haemoperoxidus ATCC BAA-382 containing:
- a CDS encoding MFS transporter, which gives rise to MKATTHTADAATYKGTNKLLIGIVLSVLTYWLFAQSLLNMAPAVQSDLGVSSGVLNIGISMTGLFSGIFIVVAGGLADKLGRMKLTYIGLILSVIGSAALVVAHGPILFVGGRILQGLSAACIMPATMALVKTYYEGKDRQRALSYWSIGSWGGSGLCSFFGGAIASSLGWRYVFIFSIIVSICSALLIFGTPESKVTSDSNSKFDSIGLLLFIVSMVALNVVVSKGSELGWTSPIVLILAVVVIIGLIAFYKVEQAIDNSFVEFALFENRGYLGATISNFLLNAVAGTLIVINTYVQQGRGLSSAKTGMLSIGYLCLVLITIRIGEKLLQTIGAKKPMLWGTILSGTGVGLMALTMITGTAYFVLVFIGYSLFGMGLGMYATPSTDTAISSVPNEKAGVASGIYKMASSLGGALGVAISAAVYNGFSAGGNYTQGATFGLLTNILFCVLALGSIVFIIPKEKQV